The window GTCTTATGCTGTTCTTGATGATAATAGATTCCAATCAAGTGGCCCAAAAGCATAGATCAGGTATGGAGGGCAAATATACCTCATACCCATCTTGCAACTGAGAAATCTGACCAGAGATGGATGGTTGTAAAAGGTGAAAAGATAGTTTTTCCTGGTGGAGGAACCCACTTCCATTATGGTGCTGACAAATATATTGCATCAATTGCCAATGTAAGCTAGTTACTCCTATCTAGTTTGGCACTAAAATAATCACCAAAACATAAAACTCTTATATGACTGGAAAAAGTTGTAACTTTATTGTTTATATTCATGATTGGTATTACAGATGCTCAACTTTCCAAACAATGTCATAAACAATGAAGGAAGACTTCGCAATGTTTTTGATGTTGGCTGTGGTGTTGCAAGCTTTGGAGGATATCTTCTTTCTTCCGATGTAATAGCAATGTCATTAGCACCAAATGATGTTCATGAAAACCAAATACAgtttgctttagaaagaggaATTCCGGCATATCTTGGTGTCTTGGGGACGCTAAGACTCCCTTACCCTAGTAGATCTTTTGAACTTGCCCACTGTTCTCGCTGTAGAATTGATTGGCTTCAGAGAAATGGCATACTTCTTCTTGAGCTAGATAGGATACTCAGGCCAGGAGGCTACTTTGCCTACTCATCTCCTGAAGCCTATGCTCAGGATGAAGAGGATCGGAGAATATGGAAAGAAATGAGTGCTCTTGTAGGGCGGATGTGTTGGAAAATAGCTTCTAAGAGGAACCAGACTGTCATATGGGTCAAGCCTCTTACAAATGACTGTTACTTGAAAAGAGAGCCTGATACTCACCCTCCACTCTGCAGTCCTAGTGATGATCCTGATGCTGTTTGGGGAGTTAAAATGAAAGCTTGTATCACACGCTATTCTGATCGTGAGTGatattttctccatttcataTGATGATTTAGTTTGGTTACAAAACTCAAGACCATGAGATAAACTGATAATAAGAACGTTCCTATAGACCTTTAACAGTTCAAAAATATCTGACTATGAATAATAACTGCCTTGTGATTAACTGATTATGGAGCCATATCTAGGAGTTGACTTTGTAAATCAGATAGCTTTTTCTATTCAAGATGGGTCAATATTCTCCCTGATTACATTATATTTGGCACAAGTTACACAACTTCATTTTTGCATATATTAATGTTGCATGATTTCATTCCGTTCCATCAGAATTCTGGTATTATTTCTTGACTCTTCTATTAGAAGTTGAAAAGTCAATAACCATATATTCTGCTGGTCTATGCAGAGATGCACAGAGCAAAAGGAGCTGATTTGGCTCCTTGGCCAGCTCGATTGACTACTCCACCTCCTCGTCTGGCTGACTTTAACTATTCAACTGAAATGTTTGAAAAGAACAtggtaatttaaaatatatcctgttttactcttttatatgttaaataatGAATGCTTATAATCATCACCAGGAAGTAGCTACAAAGCCTTCGGGTAACagtaaaaagagaacaaaatatgagtaaaATACAGGAGAAGTGGGAGAAGGACCTGCTGGAAAGTGGAAACCCTACATTACCCAACTGAAAGTATAAACAAAGATAACTGCAATCACATTTCTTGCTTGACTAAATTTCATATGATCTAACTAATAAAGAACCTCTATTGCTGTCCAAATATCCAAAGGAAGACAATCTAAATGTGACACcatgtgaatattttttttattgtggttTTCCTTTTAAATGGTGacctgttggtcatgggttcgaatccagaaacagcctctttgcatatgcaagggtaatgctgcgtacaatatccctcccccatacttCGCATAGTGAGGAGCCTCCGGCCAATGGGGTACGCTAGTTTTATTGTGGTTTTCCTTTTAATCTTGGAGATGAAATTGGGTGCAATGTGTTTGGTTTAGCTTATTTTTTAGGAATAATCACTTATTTTTCCAGATCTctgaatgagtttgaaaaataaGCTAATAGTTCTCTTAAATCAAATTGTTAAAAACATGGACTGAATCTAATGCGTGATAGCTTCATTGTAAGATATCAGATTATCTGGTATTATGATGCAACTAATTTTGTGCAGGAATATTGGCAACAAGAAGTTGCTAATTACTGGAAAATGCTAGACAATAAAATTAAGCCTGGCACAATTCGGAATGTGATGGACATGAAAGCAAATTTGGGTTCATTTGCAGCTGCTTTGAAGGACAAAGATGTTTGGGTTATGAATGTGGTGCCAGAAAATGGACCAAACACTCTCAAGATCATATATGACAGAGGGCTGTTAGGAACAGTTCACAACTGGTATGACTCTTATTCTTatctttacaaaagaaattatcTTCGGTAGGCTATTAACAGACAATTCCTGTTTAATTTAttgcttcacttttttttaatgctcTCTAAAACTTTGGTTTTTAACCAAGTCGAATAGTGTCTCTAAAATGCAAGATACCCATTGAAAGTGCGACTGTGATATATATTTAAGCCACATCGTCACTGTTGAAGTATTACCTTCTTGTGACCTTGGCTTGTTTTGGCATCAATGTGACAGGTGTGAAGCATTTTCGACCTACCCTCGTACTTA of the Glycine max cultivar Williams 82 chromosome 13, Glycine_max_v4.0, whole genome shotgun sequence genome contains:
- the LOC100819500 gene encoding probable methyltransferase PMT3 isoform X1 — translated: MTRMGRGKADGKPRKRLFTTVLLLAIVGALFFLYSRKSGSSSIEYGSKSLKFGGDDSAIPKTIPVCDDRLSELIPCLDRNFIYQTRLKLDLTLMEHYERHCPMPERRYNCLIPPPPGYKIPIKWPKSIDQVWRANIPHTHLATEKSDQRWMVVKGEKIVFPGGGTHFHYGADKYIASIANMLNFPNNVINNEGRLRNVFDVGCGVASFGGYLLSSDVIAMSLAPNDVHENQIQFALERGIPAYLGVLGTLRLPYPSRSFELAHCSRCRIDWLQRNGILLLELDRILRPGGYFAYSSPEAYAQDEEDRRIWKEMSALVGRMCWKIASKRNQTVIWVKPLTNDCYLKREPDTHPPLCSPSDDPDAVWGVKMKACITRYSDQMHRAKGADLAPWPARLTTPPPRLADFNYSTEMFEKNMEYWQQEVANYWKMLDNKIKPGTIRNVMDMKANLGSFAAALKDKDVWVMNVVPENGPNTLKIIYDRGLLGTVHNWCEAFSTYPRTYDLLHAWTIFSDIIEKECSPEDLLIEMDRILRPKGFIIVYDKRSVVLSIKKFLPALHWVAVATSNLEQDSNQGKDDAVLIIQKKMWLTSESIQVSE
- the LOC100819500 gene encoding probable methyltransferase PMT3 isoform X2, coding for MGRGKADGKPRKRLFTTVLLLAIVGALFFLYSRKSGSSSIEYGSKSLKFGGDDSAIPKTIPVCDDRLSELIPCLDRNFIYQTRLKLDLTLMEHYERHCPMPERRYNCLIPPPPGYKIPIKWPKSIDQVWRANIPHTHLATEKSDQRWMVVKGEKIVFPGGGTHFHYGADKYIASIANMLNFPNNVINNEGRLRNVFDVGCGVASFGGYLLSSDVIAMSLAPNDVHENQIQFALERGIPAYLGVLGTLRLPYPSRSFELAHCSRCRIDWLQRNGILLLELDRILRPGGYFAYSSPEAYAQDEEDRRIWKEMSALVGRMCWKIASKRNQTVIWVKPLTNDCYLKREPDTHPPLCSPSDDPDAVWGVKMKACITRYSDQMHRAKGADLAPWPARLTTPPPRLADFNYSTEMFEKNMEYWQQEVANYWKMLDNKIKPGTIRNVMDMKANLGSFAAALKDKDVWVMNVVPENGPNTLKIIYDRGLLGTVHNWCEAFSTYPRTYDLLHAWTIFSDIIEKECSPEDLLIEMDRILRPKGFIIVYDKRSVVLSIKKFLPALHWVAVATSNLEQDSNQGKDDAVLIIQKKMWLTSESIQVSE